In Desulfobulbus oralis, one DNA window encodes the following:
- a CDS encoding PAS domain-containing protein produces MRDGQMSGFGDCGRFLSTIIDSLRRPLAVLDRERRIVLANRPFLAAVREKSAGVIGQYCAELCRGGDGCPVERAFSGVEASVLEQRTGAEGTRWIERSAFPVDGGNGRVDYVVESLRDVTAEHELSEVWRRHRAFCHEISNPLFAALGTAELMANEVPEGAMANELSVVIRNLKHIDALTRQMQEQNAACTLPASSEQSPF; encoded by the coding sequence ATGAGAGATGGACAGATGAGCGGGTTTGGGGATTGCGGGCGTTTTTTATCGACCATTATCGACTCATTGCGGCGGCCACTGGCGGTGCTGGACCGTGAGCGCCGCATCGTGCTCGCCAACCGGCCTTTTCTGGCTGCCGTCAGGGAAAAGTCCGCTGGGGTGATAGGCCAGTACTGTGCCGAACTGTGTCGGGGCGGGGACGGATGTCCGGTGGAACGGGCCTTTTCCGGCGTCGAGGCCAGCGTGCTTGAGCAAAGGACGGGCGCAGAGGGCACGCGCTGGATCGAGCGCTCCGCGTTTCCGGTGGACGGCGGCAACGGCAGGGTGGACTATGTTGTGGAAAGCCTGCGGGATGTCACGGCCGAACATGAACTGTCCGAGGTCTGGAGGCGGCACCGGGCCTTTTGCCATGAAATCAGCAATCCGCTCTTTGCCGCGCTGGGCACTGCGGAACTGATGGCCAACGAAGTGCCCGAAGGCGCCATGGCCAACGAACTGTCCGTGGTCATCCGCAACCTGAAACACATCGATGCCCTGACCAGGCAGATGCAGGAGCAGAACGCCGCCTGCACCCTCCCTGCATCTTCCGAGCAGAGCCCATTCTGA
- a CDS encoding UbiA family prenyltransferase — MMTPCLPLVVDLDGTLVHTDLLYEAILLVLRNKPLQALRIPLWLLEGKAVLKRKLALYAAIQPSSLPYNDALLCWLREQHRNGRRLVLCTAADECYARQIAAHLHLFEEVVASDGRTNLAGAKKADALVQRFGKAGFDYVGNAAEDLAVWRAAKQAIVVNASPAVAKRVRTACSVEREFAKKRAWRLWVRMLRVHQWAKNLLLFVPLFAGHQLKNRHDWLTLFLAFFSFCCCSSAVYIANDLFDLESDRQHPRKRNRPFASGQMPIFTGVITIPFLLLMSFLLSLYVGIIFLQILVCYALGTCAYSWKLKQIAIVDCLVLSFLYTSRIFAGAGAIDIYPSFWLLAFSVFIFLSLAFVKRYAEIRSCMKTRKHSITGRGYYSSDASLIQIIGVTSGFSSIVVFLFYINSDAEIIYDNPLVIWGAVPVVLFWISWMWLQAHRGNMHDDPLIFAFKDRSSQICGILFIAIMYIGAVGLPW; from the coding sequence ATGATGACGCCCTGTCTTCCCCTGGTTGTGGATCTTGATGGGACCCTGGTCCATACCGATCTGCTGTACGAAGCGATCCTGCTCGTTTTGCGCAATAAACCGCTGCAAGCCCTGCGTATCCCGCTCTGGCTGCTTGAGGGCAAGGCGGTTTTGAAGAGGAAGCTGGCGCTCTATGCGGCCATACAACCCTCTTCCCTGCCCTACAATGATGCATTGCTCTGCTGGCTGCGCGAGCAACACCGAAATGGGCGCCGGTTAGTCCTCTGCACGGCGGCGGATGAATGTTATGCCCGTCAGATTGCCGCACACCTGCACCTCTTTGAGGAGGTGGTCGCCAGTGATGGCAGGACCAATCTGGCGGGGGCGAAAAAGGCCGATGCTCTTGTGCAACGCTTTGGCAAGGCCGGATTTGATTATGTGGGCAATGCGGCGGAGGATCTTGCTGTATGGCGCGCCGCCAAGCAGGCGATTGTCGTCAATGCCAGCCCGGCAGTGGCCAAACGGGTACGAACAGCGTGTTCTGTGGAGCGCGAGTTCGCAAAAAAAAGAGCCTGGCGTCTGTGGGTGCGCATGCTGCGGGTACACCAGTGGGCGAAAAATTTGTTGTTGTTTGTACCGCTGTTTGCCGGTCATCAACTCAAAAACAGACACGATTGGCTTACTCTTTTTTTGGCATTTTTTTCTTTCTGCTGCTGTTCCTCCGCTGTTTATATAGCGAATGATCTTTTTGACCTGGAAAGTGACCGCCAGCACCCACGCAAACGCAATAGACCGTTTGCTTCGGGTCAAATGCCGATTTTTACAGGAGTTATTACTATACCATTCTTGCTGCTCATGAGTTTTCTTTTGAGTCTGTATGTTGGAATAATTTTTTTACAAATTCTCGTCTGTTATGCTCTTGGTACCTGTGCTTATTCATGGAAATTAAAGCAGATAGCCATTGTTGACTGTTTAGTTTTGTCATTTTTATATACCAGCAGAATTTTTGCAGGAGCAGGAGCAATTGACATATATCCTTCATTCTGGCTCCTCGCTTTTTCAGTTTTTATTTTTTTATCGTTAGCATTTGTAAAAAGATATGCAGAAATACGTTCATGTATGAAGACGAGGAAACATAGTATTACTGGAAGAGGATATTATTCTTCAGATGCTTCTTTAATTCAGATAATAGGAGTTACTTCGGGTTTTTCCTCCATCGTCGTTTTTTTATTTTATATTAATAGTGATGCTGAAATTATTTATGATAATCCATTGGTAATTTGGGGTGCTGTCCCGGTTGTGTTGTTTTGGATTAGTTGGATGTGGCTACAAGCTCATCGGGGTAATATGCATGATGACCCGTTGATCTTTGCATTTAAGGATAGATCCAGTCAGATCTGTGGTATTTTATTCATTGCAATCATGTATATTGGAGCAGTAGGACTTCCATGGTAA
- a CDS encoding FAD-binding oxidoreductase — MVKITSWGRLPYAESSPVYIYDREHIKTIITAHRPGLPYGVGRSYGDVCLNPGGILWMMQGLDRFIRLDDTSGRLLCEAGVLLRDIQQVAIPRGWRLPVTPGTQFVTVGGAIANDVHGKNHHAQGCFGDHVRSLSLLRTDGTHIECGPDHNPQWFAATVGGIGLTGCILTAEIQLSRTPGPWLETESIPYENLAEFFRLSDASEADWEHTVSWIDCLSGGKGRGLFLRGNHTQIAGEPQFQKRALAIPVEPPVSLVNGVSLRLFNTAYYHLGKWRAGKRVQHYLPFFYPLDSIHEWNRIYGPKGFYQYQCVLPREYGEQGIAAMLDEIAKSGMGSFLAVLKTFGQRAPVGMLSFPQPGVTLALDFPNRGERTEKLFIRLDAIVAEAKGRLYLGKDARMSRQLFEAGYPRLQDFIAYRDPGISSSMSRRLMGV; from the coding sequence ATGGTAAAGATCACCTCATGGGGGAGACTGCCATACGCAGAATCATCCCCTGTATATATATATGACCGGGAGCATATCAAAACGATCATCACGGCGCATCGACCGGGTCTGCCCTATGGCGTGGGCCGGAGCTACGGAGATGTCTGCTTGAATCCCGGAGGGATATTGTGGATGATGCAGGGCCTCGATCGTTTCATTCGGCTGGATGACACTTCCGGGCGCCTGCTTTGCGAGGCGGGGGTTCTGCTGCGTGATATTCAGCAGGTCGCCATTCCACGCGGCTGGAGATTACCGGTCACTCCCGGCACCCAGTTTGTTACCGTAGGCGGGGCCATCGCCAATGATGTTCATGGTAAAAATCATCATGCGCAGGGGTGCTTCGGCGATCATGTCCGTTCGCTCTCCCTGCTCAGGACAGACGGCACCCATATTGAGTGTGGGCCCGATCACAATCCACAGTGGTTTGCGGCCACTGTGGGGGGCATCGGCTTGACCGGCTGTATTCTGACCGCAGAAATCCAGCTCAGCCGTACGCCCGGCCCCTGGTTGGAGACGGAGAGCATTCCCTATGAAAATCTTGCGGAATTTTTTCGTTTGTCTGATGCATCTGAGGCCGATTGGGAACATACGGTTTCCTGGATTGATTGCCTTTCTGGCGGAAAAGGGAGAGGTTTATTTCTACGAGGCAATCATACGCAGATAGCCGGTGAGCCTCAATTTCAAAAAAGAGCTCTTGCAATTCCTGTTGAGCCACCTGTGTCTTTGGTGAATGGTGTCAGCTTGCGTTTGTTTAACACGGCCTATTACCATCTGGGGAAATGGCGCGCTGGCAAAAGGGTTCAGCATTATCTACCCTTTTTCTATCCCCTGGATTCAATACACGAATGGAATCGCATCTACGGGCCCAAAGGATTTTATCAGTATCAGTGCGTTCTGCCTCGCGAGTATGGCGAGCAGGGAATCGCCGCCATGCTCGACGAAATAGCCAAAAGCGGTATGGGCTCATTTCTGGCGGTCCTGAAAACATTTGGACAACGTGCTCCGGTGGGCATGCTCAGCTTTCCCCAACCTGGAGTGACCCTGGCTCTTGATTTTCCAAATCGTGGAGAAAGAACGGAGAAATTGTTTATACGCTTGGATGCCATAGTTGCTGAAGCAAAAGGCCGGCTGTATCTGGGCAAGGATGCCCGCATGTCCAGACAACTTTTTGAGGCAGGATATCCCAGACTACAAGATTTTATAGCATACAGAGATCCAGGAATTTCTTCATCCATGTCACGCCGGTTAATGGGAGTGTAA
- a CDS encoding SDR family NAD(P)-dependent oxidoreductase has protein sequence MQDTKKKIVLVGATSSIAEHCARLLVSDKYLSQSAEIILAGRNQKKLDAVASDLMVRSSHINVQTKVLNFINTEEIFSFVENCYLKQPVDIVLIAHGILPDQAECQKNLQLCQKTLEINSISPVLFAEAFAGHMEKIGRGTLVIIGSVAGDRGRKSNYVYGAAKGLIACYVQGLQHRLAHTAVKVILIKPGPTATPMTAHLQKKGMRLASVENVAQRIVHALGRRQETVYAPAYWKIIMQIIRHIPNSFFKKLNI, from the coding sequence GTGCAGGATACAAAAAAAAAGATAGTTTTGGTTGGAGCGACTTCATCAATCGCCGAACATTGTGCGAGACTGCTGGTCTCTGATAAATACCTATCTCAATCAGCAGAAATAATTCTTGCAGGTCGCAACCAAAAAAAATTAGATGCGGTCGCATCCGATTTGATGGTTCGATCTTCCCATATAAATGTACAAACAAAAGTACTCAATTTTATCAACACTGAAGAAATTTTTTCTTTTGTCGAAAACTGTTATCTAAAACAACCTGTAGATATTGTCTTAATTGCCCACGGAATTCTGCCTGATCAGGCGGAATGTCAAAAAAATCTGCAATTATGTCAGAAGACACTGGAAATAAATAGTATATCTCCAGTTCTTTTCGCAGAAGCTTTTGCTGGACATATGGAGAAGATTGGCAGGGGAACCCTTGTCATTATCGGCTCTGTGGCTGGAGATCGTGGGAGAAAATCAAACTATGTCTATGGTGCAGCGAAAGGACTTATAGCTTGCTATGTCCAGGGTTTGCAACATCGTCTGGCGCATACTGCGGTAAAGGTTATTTTAATTAAACCTGGTCCTACAGCTACGCCAATGACTGCACACCTGCAAAAAAAAGGAATGCGCCTGGCCTCGGTTGAAAATGTCGCCCAACGCATCGTCCATGCATTGGGACGTAGACAGGAAACAGTTTATGCCCCGGCATACTGGAAAATTATTATGCAAATCATCCGGCATATCCCAAATAGCTTTTTTAAAAAATTGAATATCTGA
- a CDS encoding ArnT family glycosyltransferase — MLNQCVALPPYEVFTRHAHCRDFFNELVSPVQILKNPNMLDRAAMMHLERRVPWAIAGCIFLLALAIRLMGISWGLPEKLDIHPDENMYVISNVSKILQQLTDVYQHKAPFSLKALDPGFLNYPAFIMYLCGTLYVVATKIGLISPTLANMYLVGRCISAFFGAATSLVGMSIVRKMGGQTISCVLTGLCLALCPQNIWDSHVAATDVLMTFWIMLTLFAAIKIIEKGRKRDYITAGLFLGIAIGSKYTAAIASVSIITATFFINRTFIQSLNKLFLSFISTICAFFLVAPFSLLRFQDLIQAMLYEHKHTTGFHYGFSLPASGWQYHKYIYQLFAAWPFSLGLALYIFCMIGLVATVFRLNKNIFILLIFFIVYFLITGNWMLTPLRYYLPLLSVMIVIASFWAGKYLENAKSYLPRIIISLGILVIIGYTVIFSWQTTLRFKNDTRIEAAKWLNEYCAKNNINEFITIGAINYSATANNGNFKKISYVSEIDFFRNYRNKQIDMLQITSIMYNRAYRHNNPLTKGMYEEIRHKNYRLIKRFASDFINKNIYTKLDPMFEGYFISPTLEFYRPIGSTHGAAVPLP; from the coding sequence ATGCTGAATCAGTGCGTTGCCCTTCCGCCCTACGAGGTTTTTACTCGCCATGCGCATTGCCGCGACTTTTTCAACGAGCTGGTAAGTCCAGTACAAATTCTCAAAAACCCAAACATGCTGGATAGGGCTGCAATGATGCACCTGGAGCGACGCGTACCTTGGGCCATAGCCGGATGTATCTTCCTTCTTGCCCTGGCCATACGCTTAATGGGAATAAGCTGGGGGCTGCCGGAAAAGCTGGATATTCATCCAGATGAAAACATGTATGTCATCAGTAATGTGAGCAAAATCCTGCAACAACTCACCGATGTCTATCAGCATAAAGCCCCCTTTTCCCTGAAGGCTTTAGATCCTGGATTTCTTAATTATCCAGCTTTTATCATGTACTTGTGTGGCACACTGTATGTAGTTGCAACGAAAATCGGGCTTATTAGTCCTACATTGGCGAATATGTATCTTGTGGGACGATGTATAAGTGCTTTTTTTGGAGCAGCCACCTCACTTGTTGGCATGTCTATTGTCAGAAAAATGGGAGGACAAACAATTTCTTGTGTATTGACAGGATTGTGCTTGGCTCTTTGTCCTCAAAATATATGGGATAGCCATGTAGCAGCAACAGATGTACTCATGACTTTCTGGATAATGCTTACGTTATTTGCGGCTATAAAAATAATAGAAAAAGGAAGAAAACGAGACTATATTACTGCAGGATTATTTCTGGGTATTGCTATTGGTAGTAAATATACAGCAGCAATTGCATCAGTTTCGATCATTACTGCAACATTTTTTATAAATAGAACATTTATTCAATCATTAAATAAGTTGTTTTTATCCTTTATCAGTACAATCTGTGCTTTCTTTTTAGTTGCACCGTTCAGTTTATTGCGGTTTCAAGACCTGATTCAGGCCATGCTGTATGAACATAAACACACCACAGGATTTCACTATGGATTCAGTTTGCCGGCATCAGGGTGGCAATACCATAAATATATCTATCAACTATTTGCAGCGTGGCCATTCAGTTTAGGATTGGCACTATATATTTTCTGTATGATTGGATTAGTTGCAACTGTATTTCGCCTGAATAAAAATATTTTTATATTGTTGATTTTCTTTATTGTCTATTTTTTAATTACAGGCAATTGGATGCTTACTCCATTACGATATTATCTGCCACTTTTATCGGTCATGATAGTTATAGCCAGTTTTTGGGCTGGAAAGTACCTAGAAAATGCGAAATCTTATCTACCACGTATTATAATCTCTTTGGGTATTTTGGTTATAATTGGATATACAGTCATTTTTAGTTGGCAGACAACATTGAGATTTAAAAACGATACCCGTATTGAGGCAGCAAAATGGTTAAATGAATATTGCGCAAAAAATAATATAAACGAATTTATTACTATTGGCGCAATTAATTATTCTGCAACTGCAAATAATGGAAATTTCAAAAAAATCTCCTATGTGAGTGAAATTGATTTCTTTAGAAATTACAGAAACAAACAGATCGATATGCTACAAATAACCTCTATCATGTACAACAGAGCCTACAGACACAATAATCCTTTAACAAAAGGAATGTATGAAGAGATACGACATAAAAATTATAGATTAATAAAACGTTTTGCATCAGATTTCATCAATAAAAATATCTACACCAAACTTGATCCAATGTTTGAAGGATATTTTATATCACCAACATTAGAATTTTATCGCCCGATAGGCAGCACTCATGGCGCTGCTGTCCCACTACCTTGA
- the thiL gene encoding thiamine-phosphate kinase translates to MNEREYIRSLAVQSTCPDILRGMGDDCAVIGKGSGLVQLLSLDTMVEGVHFDRSFHPPDLLGRKLVSVNVSDIAAMGGRPTLLLLSSGLPPGFDEAWVLAFNRGLHAACRDYGCTLVGGDTVASPGGFCFSLTILGEMAAGEVLYRSGAQQGDALYVSGNLGFAAAGLALLQADRAGCAPDFAPLVDRHLNPEARVALGQQLAASGLVHAMMDSSDGPASDVAQLCAASGLGARIFADRLPASNILTEAARLLDANPQDWMLKGGEDFELLFTAAPEHDTALRAIARKCGLRLTPIGCMDAGAGLRLVAGDGRDSPLDYQGYEHFCEPGL, encoded by the coding sequence ATGAACGAGCGTGAGTATATCCGGAGTCTTGCCGTCCAGAGCACTTGCCCGGACATCCTCAGGGGCATGGGCGACGACTGCGCGGTCATCGGCAAGGGCAGCGGGCTGGTGCAGCTTTTGAGCCTGGACACGATGGTGGAGGGAGTGCATTTTGACCGCTCTTTCCATCCGCCCGACCTGCTGGGGCGGAAGCTCGTGAGCGTGAATGTCAGCGACATCGCGGCCATGGGCGGCAGGCCCACATTGCTTTTGCTCTCTTCTGGCCTGCCGCCGGGTTTTGACGAGGCCTGGGTCCTGGCCTTCAATCGGGGTTTGCATGCGGCCTGCCGGGACTACGGCTGCACCCTGGTGGGCGGCGATACCGTGGCCAGCCCCGGAGGCTTTTGCTTCAGTCTGACGATCTTGGGAGAAATGGCGGCCGGCGAGGTGCTGTACCGGAGCGGCGCTCAACAGGGCGATGCCCTGTATGTGAGCGGGAATCTGGGCTTTGCCGCTGCCGGGCTGGCGCTGTTGCAGGCGGATCGGGCCGGTTGCGCGCCGGACTTCGCCCCGCTTGTGGACAGGCATTTGAATCCGGAAGCGCGGGTCGCTTTGGGACAGCAGCTTGCGGCAAGCGGGCTCGTGCATGCCATGATGGACAGCTCGGATGGCCCGGCCAGCGACGTGGCCCAGCTCTGCGCTGCCTCGGGTCTGGGAGCGCGGATTTTCGCCGATCGCCTGCCTGCCTCAAACATCCTGACCGAGGCTGCCCGACTCCTTGATGCCAACCCTCAGGACTGGATGCTGAAGGGTGGCGAGGACTTTGAACTCCTCTTCACCGCCGCTCCGGAGCACGACACGGCGCTGCGGGCCATTGCCCGGAAATGCGGCCTGAGACTGACTCCCATAGGCTGCATGGATGCCGGCGCCGGCCTCCGGCTTGTGGCCGGGGATGGCCGGGACTCGCCGCTTGACTACCAGGGCTACGAACATTTTTGCGAGCCCGGGTTGTGA
- the crcB gene encoding fluoride efflux transporter CrcB — MGKALAALAVISLGASCGAVLRWLLGRALNSLFPAIPPGTLLANCLGAYLIGMASAFFALHPSLAPEWRLAIITGFLGGLTTFSTFAIEIVALLQSGRLALAAVAIALHVGAALGMTVLGLLTVALGRGTLP, encoded by the coding sequence ATGGGAAAAGCACTCGCAGCCCTTGCTGTCATCAGCCTTGGGGCCTCCTGCGGCGCGGTACTCCGCTGGCTTCTGGGCCGGGCCCTGAACAGCCTGTTTCCGGCCATTCCTCCGGGCACGCTCCTGGCCAACTGCCTGGGCGCTTACCTCATTGGCATGGCCTCCGCCTTTTTTGCCCTGCACCCGAGCCTGGCGCCGGAATGGCGGCTGGCCATTATCACCGGCTTTCTGGGCGGACTGACGACCTTTTCCACCTTTGCCATTGAAATCGTCGCCCTGCTGCAAAGCGGCCGGCTGGCCCTGGCTGCGGTCGCCATTGCACTGCACGTGGGCGCTGCGCTCGGCATGACCGTGTTGGGCCTTTTGACGGTGGCTCTGGGGCGGGGGACGCTGCCATGA
- a CDS encoding tellurite resistance TerB family protein, with translation MGLFDILENKEFGDKLRALTEKVRTGAQELGQKTPEAWREQLQTLSEKAKTGVQELGQKAPAGMGGLVGAGILGAVLGTVLPKGAVKTAGLAGLGAVAWNFYQKWMDQQAAARQGSAQGSIAMDDPAAQLLIQAMVFAARADGRIDASEQGRIAALLQHMYPGRDTSAMQQAWTEAAVDPAALAKNVQSQEQGEDVYRLSCLIIDADVDAERHYLQDLALALGIDEQRRAALEREADAARQKLAAQG, from the coding sequence ATGGGACTTTTTGACATTCTGGAAAACAAGGAATTTGGTGACAAACTCAGGGCGCTGACGGAAAAGGTCAGGACAGGAGCCCAGGAACTCGGCCAAAAGACGCCGGAAGCCTGGCGGGAGCAGTTGCAGACTCTGAGCGAAAAGGCCAAAACCGGCGTTCAGGAGCTTGGCCAGAAGGCCCCGGCCGGAATGGGCGGGCTGGTAGGCGCCGGCATTCTGGGCGCGGTTTTGGGCACAGTGCTGCCCAAAGGGGCGGTGAAGACCGCCGGGCTGGCCGGGCTGGGGGCGGTTGCCTGGAATTTTTACCAGAAATGGATGGATCAGCAGGCAGCAGCCCGGCAGGGCTCTGCGCAGGGCAGCATTGCCATGGATGATCCGGCCGCGCAACTGCTGATTCAGGCCATGGTTTTTGCCGCCAGGGCTGATGGCCGCATTGATGCCAGCGAGCAGGGGCGCATAGCCGCCTTGCTGCAGCACATGTATCCCGGCCGGGACACGAGTGCCATGCAGCAGGCATGGACCGAAGCGGCCGTCGACCCGGCTGCCCTGGCCAAAAACGTGCAGTCCCAGGAGCAGGGCGAGGATGTCTACCGCCTGTCCTGTCTGATCATCGATGCGGATGTGGACGCGGAGCGCCACTACCTGCAAGATCTGGCCCTGGCCCTGGGCATCGACGAGCAGCGCCGGGCCGCCCTGGAGCGGGAAGCGGATGCGGCCCGGCAAAAGCTGGCGGCACAGGGCTGA
- a CDS encoding FG-GAP repeat domain-containing protein, producing MCLLFSGPVRTLLGVLLCIGLCAAPAPAAQLAQDAPKRVLVLPFSVQTPNAPAHLQSGLASVLASRLAAHAGIVATAQDRIAKQVQQALKNRNFTAVGSLLADSGADYLVISTLGPGATRQDEVASYLFARGGAAPKKLSRLLADVNDPLAAVEELAADIGSVIEGRPGAGASPEAAPPVSDNPERAWRRGMLADSMAGLSNQSGGYQLVESLRGLPIGLETLDFNIGDVDGDGEQDLVILARKSLEVYRYDQGRFTRKFSQPLPGYLHYLALSLVDANKNGVPELYVGASNGNLASSAIWEWQDGKLLCLEDRIPYYLNAIAMPDGSAMLLGQTPPPGRAAGGAIALMRYEKNGLAPSGRNLPLPMGYNVYDIAPVDLDGDGKLEIVAINGRNRLQVFKGGELVWTSADEYGASRHFYGTVSAVAKAETEPDYLHTRIVVADPDQDGVPEVVVGKNKVVTVPYLTSIRYFDGSSLSALRWEGNGLRVLWETRPVPGYTAGYQVLPDRSGPQRVQLFVAETDNVSPLQLWSSPKTTLHRLVLAQ from the coding sequence ATGTGCCTGCTGTTCTCCGGCCCTGTCCGGACACTTTTGGGCGTTTTGCTTTGCATTGGACTCTGTGCGGCGCCGGCACCGGCCGCCCAGCTTGCCCAGGATGCCCCAAAACGGGTGCTTGTTTTGCCCTTCAGCGTGCAGACTCCAAATGCGCCCGCCCATCTGCAAAGCGGGCTGGCGAGCGTTCTGGCCAGCCGGCTTGCCGCCCATGCCGGCATTGTCGCCACTGCCCAGGACCGCATCGCCAAACAGGTGCAACAGGCCCTGAAAAACCGGAATTTCACCGCGGTCGGCTCCTTGCTGGCCGATTCCGGCGCGGATTATCTGGTGATCAGCACCCTGGGCCCGGGCGCCACCCGGCAGGACGAGGTGGCGAGTTATCTCTTTGCCCGTGGCGGCGCTGCGCCTAAAAAGCTGAGCCGGCTGTTGGCCGACGTCAATGACCCGCTGGCAGCGGTGGAGGAGCTGGCCGCCGACATCGGCTCCGTTATCGAAGGCCGGCCCGGGGCGGGGGCAAGCCCCGAAGCCGCCCCCCCTGTCAGCGACAATCCGGAACGGGCCTGGCGCAGGGGCATGCTGGCAGACTCCATGGCCGGTCTTTCGAATCAGAGCGGCGGCTACCAGCTCGTGGAGAGCCTGCGCGGCCTGCCGATCGGGCTGGAAACGCTGGATTTCAACATCGGCGATGTGGACGGCGACGGCGAACAGGATCTGGTCATCCTGGCCCGGAAAAGCCTCGAAGTCTATCGTTATGACCAGGGGCGCTTTACGCGCAAATTCTCCCAGCCTCTGCCGGGCTATCTGCACTATCTGGCCCTCTCTCTGGTGGATGCCAACAAAAACGGGGTGCCGGAGCTGTACGTGGGCGCCAGCAACGGCAATCTGGCCTCCTCTGCCATCTGGGAATGGCAAGACGGCAAACTGCTGTGTCTGGAAGACCGGATACCCTATTATCTGAACGCCATTGCCATGCCCGACGGCAGCGCCATGCTGCTGGGCCAGACGCCGCCTCCGGGAAGAGCGGCTGGCGGCGCCATCGCCCTCATGCGCTACGAAAAGAACGGGCTTGCGCCCAGCGGCCGCAATCTGCCGCTGCCCATGGGCTACAATGTCTACGACATAGCGCCGGTGGATCTGGACGGCGACGGCAAGCTGGAGATTGTGGCCATCAACGGCAGGAACCGCCTGCAGGTCTTCAAGGGTGGCGAGCTGGTCTGGACCAGTGCGGATGAATACGGCGCCAGCCGCCACTTTTACGGCACCGTTTCGGCCGTGGCCAAGGCGGAGACCGAGCCCGACTACCTGCATACCAGGATCGTCGTTGCCGATCCGGATCAGGACGGCGTGCCGGAAGTGGTGGTCGGCAAGAACAAGGTGGTCACAGTGCCGTATCTGACCAGTATCCGCTACTTTGACGGCAGCTCGCTCTCCGCTCTCAGATGGGAGGGCAATGGCCTGCGCGTGCTTTGGGAAACCCGGCCCGTGCCCGGCTACACCGCGGGCTACCAGGTGCTGCCCGACAGGAGCGGTCCCCAGCGCGTGCAGCTCTTTGTTGCCGAAACCGACAATGTGTCGCCTCTGCAGCTCTGGAGTAGCCCCAAAACCACGCTGCACCGCCTGGTGCTGGCGCAATAG